The proteins below are encoded in one region of Anaerosporomusa subterranea:
- a CDS encoding glycerate kinase: MRIVVAPDSFKGSVSALGVAEAMERGIRQVFPDAVVIKVPIADGGEGTVEALVAATGGQIIKQTVVGPLGEPVEAYWGVLADEETAVIEMAAASGLPLLSKEKRDPRLTTTYGTGELIKAALDRGLKKIIIGIGGSATNDGGTGMARALGARFLDKLGQDLPEGGAALANLSTVDLSGLDPRLSEVTLLVACDVDNPLCGPRGASAVYGPQKGATPDMVQQLDSALACYANAAKAATGRDVARLPGAGAAGGLGAGLLFFTAAALRPGVEIVLETVGFRTMVEAADLVITGEGRTDFQTAFGKAPVGVAKIAKEFRKPVICLSGGLGDGADDVLAQGIDAVMSIVPGPMALEDCILGGTELLEAAAARLCRVIKVGRSLDC, from the coding sequence ATGCGTATTGTGGTAGCCCCAGATTCGTTTAAAGGCAGTGTGTCAGCACTAGGTGTGGCTGAGGCGATGGAACGCGGCATTCGGCAAGTATTCCCTGATGCAGTGGTGATAAAAGTCCCGATTGCTGACGGTGGAGAAGGTACGGTGGAGGCGCTGGTCGCTGCCACAGGCGGTCAAATTATCAAACAAACGGTCGTCGGGCCACTAGGTGAGCCGGTAGAGGCATACTGGGGCGTCTTGGCTGATGAGGAAACTGCAGTCATCGAAATGGCAGCCGCATCCGGCTTGCCCCTGCTGTCCAAGGAGAAGCGAGATCCGCGATTGACTACTACCTATGGCACTGGTGAATTAATTAAAGCAGCGCTTGACCGGGGATTGAAGAAAATTATCATCGGTATCGGCGGCAGTGCTACGAATGATGGCGGGACAGGGATGGCTAGAGCGTTAGGGGCTCGTTTCCTTGACAAATTAGGCCAAGACTTGCCTGAAGGCGGTGCTGCGCTGGCTAACCTGTCCACCGTTGACCTGTCCGGTCTTGATCCTCGCTTGTCTGAAGTTACTCTGTTGGTTGCCTGTGATGTGGATAATCCGCTTTGTGGTCCGCGTGGTGCATCGGCGGTATATGGGCCGCAAAAAGGGGCTACGCCGGATATGGTGCAGCAGCTTGACAGCGCTTTGGCTTGCTATGCTAATGCGGCAAAGGCAGCAACTGGCCGTGATGTCGCCCGATTGCCAGGCGCTGGCGCAGCTGGCGGCTTAGGCGCGGGTTTGCTATTCTTCACCGCTGCGGCGTTACGCCCGGGAGTGGAGATCGTGCTAGAAACAGTTGGTTTCCGAACCATGGTTGAAGCTGCAGATCTCGTCATCACTGGTGAGGGGCGAACTGATTTTCAGACAGCCTTCGGCAAAGCACCGGTCGGCGTTGCGAAGATCGCCAAAGAGTTCAGGAAGCCTGTGATATGCTTGTCCGGTGGCCTAGGAGATGGCGCAGATGACGTGTTGGCTCAAGGTATTGATGCGGTAATGAGTATTGTACCAGGACCGATGGCACTTGAAGATTGTATACTTGGCGGTACAGAATTACTAGAGGCAGCAGCAGCTCGGCTTTGCCGGGTGATAAAAGTGGGAAGGTCGCTCGACTGCTAA